Proteins from a single region of Mucilaginibacter daejeonensis:
- a CDS encoding DUF5686 and carboxypeptidase-like regulatory domain-containing protein, which translates to MKLFTKIFYTLLILLSSYITGYAQSITVVQGTITDAKTKQPLSFVTVGFAGSSQGAATDNNGHYVIRTNDNFAQIRVTYVGYKTVTRNIDAGKEQTINIALNEDSRQLGDVVVRSGKKKKYTNKNNPAVELIRKVIAHKEQNEVTNYSYAEYKQYERMIFSLSNLSEKFTQKRIFKNYQFMFRHQDDSTAIGGKNMLPLYMEEKLSDNYYRKAPYAQKQVVEANKQVKYDENFVDNQGLTTYFNRMYQDINIYDNNVSLLSNQLLSPIADHSPDYYKFFITDTIKDQQPNLIELSFTPRNTINKLFEGKIYITMDGNYAVQNAFLTVNRNIDLNFVRQMECRLSFEKNSDGRYHLSKSDLKMDFGLNKNKGGGVFGERLVTINNFVIDQPRPKQAYDGPAQVYAQKAEEKDDQYWSKSRPDTLDAVSANIYHNVDSLQHMPSFRRTMDIATLFLAGYKNFGPFEVGPVNTFYSFNPVEGFRGRLGGRTTPTLSKRYYFETYAAYGTKDQKFKYFLSSTYSINNKSIYAFPQNYIRASYQRDTKIPGQELEFVQESNFLLSFKRGANDQWLYNDIFKIDYVHEFLNHFSYAIGFKKWNQSPAGALRFQNLLPNGVLNNVNLIHTTEFSAQVRYAPHEKFYQGKIYRTPIPDKYPVYTLRYTQGLNGFLGGNYDYQNVTANISKRFYASQLGFTDVSVEGGYLFGKVPFPLLDIHRANQSYAFQFQSFNMMNFQEFVSDHYATFTFDHNFNGFLFNKVPLLRRLKLREIINFKGLWGAVRPENNPANDPSLLRFPTNSQGQATTYTLNNGMYAEGSIGVGNIFKLIRFDLVRRFTYLDNPNAPKLGFRTFIKFDF; encoded by the coding sequence ATGAAACTTTTCACAAAGATATTTTATACCCTACTGATCCTTTTGAGCAGTTACATTACGGGGTATGCCCAATCCATCACCGTGGTACAAGGTACCATTACCGACGCCAAGACCAAACAACCCTTATCATTTGTTACCGTAGGTTTTGCCGGCAGCAGCCAGGGCGCAGCTACCGATAACAACGGCCATTATGTGATCCGTACCAACGATAACTTTGCCCAGATAAGGGTGACTTATGTAGGTTATAAGACCGTTACCCGCAATATAGATGCGGGCAAAGAACAAACCATCAACATCGCCCTGAACGAAGATAGCCGCCAATTAGGCGACGTAGTGGTTAGGTCAGGCAAAAAGAAGAAATATACCAATAAGAATAACCCGGCAGTTGAGCTGATCCGAAAGGTGATCGCCCACAAGGAGCAGAACGAGGTGACCAACTACAGCTATGCCGAATACAAGCAGTACGAGCGCATGATCTTTTCGCTGAGTAACCTAAGCGAGAAATTCACGCAAAAGCGCATTTTCAAAAATTACCAGTTCATGTTCCGCCACCAGGACGATTCAACGGCCATTGGTGGTAAGAACATGCTGCCCTTATATATGGAGGAGAAGCTTTCGGACAATTACTACCGCAAAGCTCCTTATGCGCAAAAGCAGGTGGTAGAAGCCAATAAGCAGGTGAAGTACGATGAGAATTTCGTAGATAACCAGGGCCTCACCACCTACTTTAACCGCATGTATCAGGATATCAATATTTATGATAACAACGTGTCGTTATTGAGTAATCAGCTCTTGAGCCCGATCGCCGATCACTCGCCCGATTATTATAAGTTCTTCATCACCGATACCATTAAGGACCAGCAGCCCAACCTCATCGAACTGAGCTTTACGCCGCGCAACACCATCAATAAATTATTCGAGGGTAAGATATACATCACCATGGATGGCAATTATGCCGTTCAAAATGCGTTCTTGACCGTTAATCGCAACATCGACCTTAACTTTGTTCGCCAAATGGAGTGCCGCCTGAGCTTTGAAAAGAACAGCGACGGACGCTACCACTTGAGCAAAAGCGACCTCAAGATGGACTTCGGACTGAACAAGAACAAAGGTGGAGGTGTTTTCGGCGAGCGTTTGGTGACCATCAACAACTTTGTGATCGATCAGCCGCGCCCTAAACAAGCATATGACGGCCCGGCCCAGGTATACGCCCAAAAGGCTGAAGAAAAGGACGATCAATACTGGTCAAAGAGCCGCCCCGATACACTGGATGCAGTATCAGCTAATATATACCATAACGTGGATAGCTTGCAGCATATGCCATCATTCAGACGTACGATGGACATCGCTACCCTGTTCCTGGCAGGGTATAAGAATTTCGGTCCGTTCGAGGTGGGTCCTGTAAATACATTTTACAGCTTCAACCCTGTAGAGGGTTTCAGAGGCCGTTTGGGTGGCCGCACCACGCCTACCCTGAGCAAGCGTTACTACTTTGAGACCTACGCCGCTTACGGTACCAAAGATCAAAAGTTCAAGTACTTTTTAAGTTCTACGTACTCGATCAATAACAAATCGATCTACGCGTTCCCGCAAAACTATATACGTGCCAGCTACCAGCGCGATACCAAGATACCTGGCCAGGAGCTTGAATTCGTGCAGGAAAGTAACTTTCTGCTGTCGTTCAAACGTGGTGCTAACGATCAGTGGCTGTACAATGACATCTTTAAGATCGATTATGTTCACGAGTTCCTGAACCACTTCTCATACGCCATCGGCTTTAAAAAATGGAACCAGAGCCCTGCCGGTGCCCTGCGTTTCCAGAACCTGCTGCCTAACGGTGTGTTGAACAACGTGAACCTGATCCACACCACAGAGTTCTCGGCCCAGGTGCGTTATGCTCCTCATGAGAAATTTTATCAAGGTAAGATCTATCGTACACCTATCCCTGACAAGTACCCTGTGTATACCTTGCGTTACACTCAGGGCCTGAACGGATTTTTAGGTGGTAACTATGATTATCAGAACGTGACCGCTAACATCAGCAAACGTTTTTACGCCTCGCAATTAGGCTTTACTGATGTGAGCGTGGAGGGTGGTTACCTGTTCGGTAAGGTGCCGTTCCCATTGTTGGATATACACCGCGCTAATCAGAGCTATGCGTTCCAGTTCCAGTCGTTCAACATGATGAACTTCCAGGAATTTGTGAGCGACCATTATGCCACCTTTACGTTCGATCATAATTTCAATGGCTTCCTGTTCAACAAAGTACCATTATTGCGCCGCCTGAAACTGCGCGAGATCATCAACTTTAAAGGGTTATGGGGAGCCGTAAGGCCAGAGAACAACCCGGCCAATGACCCATCGCTGCTCCGTTTCCCAACCAACAGCCAGGGCCAGGCCACTACCTACACACTTAACAATGGCATGTATGCTGAGGGAAGTATCGGTGTGGGCAACATTTTCAAACTCATTCGTTTTGACCTGGTGCGCAGGTTCACTTACCTGGATAACCCTAACGCGCCTAAGTTGGGTTTCCGCACCTTTATCAAATTCGATTTTTAA
- a CDS encoding BamA/TamA family outer membrane protein: MFKNITLALTFSAIMAVTQAQPITSYSPFKDSVVVRVHPVYDSVSGAHRWLFGKNYRQEWATPVKLPIIRISQFHGGLKPLREGGGYQSKSLRLVDASGKEWVIRSVEKTPDKLLPPTLRGTFAIDWLDDALSSQHPLSALVVPPLAEAAGVPHTDPVIGVIANDPALGDYAKVFDGLVVLLEEREPAGKSDNSIKMLAELSEDNDNHVNGEQFLRARMLDLLLGDWDRHEDQWRWAYEKNGKQKKYFAVPRDRDQVFHASEGVFPWLAARTWVSPTLDHFEGNIPRVEYSLFKTRFIQPYPDAQISYQRWMQIANEFVKAETDAVLEAGLKRLPPEMYRIRHDELLKKLKQRRDNIPAAMDEYYRFINRRVDLRLSDKNELVNINGTADKRLRIQVNKVDKDGSSKGQLMDMTYDPAITKEIRLYVQDGNDKVVVNNPSSPIQLRVIGQNGAKTYDIKNSTRTVQLYSRKDSVQLIDKGSVNAHLNNDTLNTRFVQNNPYNIWMPLVTAALNADDGLLLGAGFKYTRREGFRKLPYASVQQLLITHAFATDAFRIRYGGEWISAVGSADLLLNAFVQAPNNTLNYFGRGNNTPLIKFDGYRRFYRTRYNTYQFDPSLRWHTGANSTISAGPSLQYYKLDVDDNVGRFIRRSSFIGSYDSATVDKDKAHVGLVINYNSNQRNNPILPSAGYYFNITLQGYKGLNSYSHSFAQLRPEFTFYQKLNSKGTVVLSDRVGGGITVGKAAFYQSMFLGGQGNLLGYLQNRFAGQHMAYNNLQLRAKLIDIASYILPGQLGLTGFYDAGRVWVSNETSNKIHQGGGGGLYFAPAGMVVVQALAGRSEEGWYPYVSLNVRL, encoded by the coding sequence ATGTTTAAGAACATCACTCTTGCGCTCACCTTTTCGGCTATTATGGCCGTCACTCAGGCGCAGCCGATAACCAGCTATTCGCCTTTTAAAGACAGCGTGGTAGTGCGTGTGCACCCGGTATATGACAGTGTAAGCGGCGCGCATCGTTGGCTCTTCGGTAAAAATTACCGGCAGGAGTGGGCCACACCTGTCAAACTACCCATCATCCGGATATCGCAGTTTCATGGAGGCCTCAAACCTTTGCGCGAGGGTGGCGGCTATCAATCCAAGTCGTTGCGTTTGGTAGATGCTTCGGGTAAAGAATGGGTGATCCGCAGTGTAGAAAAGACCCCTGATAAATTATTACCACCTACCCTGAGGGGCACCTTCGCCATAGATTGGCTGGACGACGCCTTGAGCAGCCAGCATCCGTTATCGGCGCTGGTAGTGCCACCGCTGGCTGAGGCTGCCGGTGTACCTCATACTGACCCGGTGATCGGCGTGATCGCAAATGACCCCGCACTTGGCGACTATGCCAAAGTATTTGACGGGTTGGTGGTGTTGCTTGAAGAACGCGAACCGGCAGGAAAGTCGGACAATAGTATCAAGATGCTGGCCGAACTGAGCGAGGATAACGACAACCATGTGAATGGTGAGCAGTTCTTGCGGGCCCGTATGCTCGACCTGCTTTTAGGCGATTGGGACCGACATGAGGACCAGTGGCGCTGGGCTTATGAAAAGAACGGCAAGCAAAAAAAGTATTTTGCCGTACCGCGCGACCGTGATCAGGTGTTCCATGCGAGCGAAGGCGTATTTCCTTGGTTAGCGGCGCGTACCTGGGTAAGCCCTACACTTGACCATTTTGAAGGTAACATCCCAAGGGTGGAGTACTCCTTGTTCAAGACCCGTTTTATACAGCCTTACCCAGATGCACAGATCAGCTACCAGCGCTGGATGCAGATCGCAAATGAATTTGTAAAGGCCGAGACCGACGCCGTATTGGAAGCCGGACTAAAGCGATTGCCGCCCGAGATGTACCGCATCAGGCATGACGAGCTATTGAAAAAGCTCAAACAACGGCGTGATAACATCCCTGCAGCCATGGATGAATATTACCGTTTCATCAACCGCCGGGTAGACCTTCGTTTGAGCGACAAGAACGAGTTGGTGAACATCAACGGCACTGCCGATAAGCGGCTACGGATCCAAGTGAACAAGGTGGATAAAGATGGCAGCAGCAAAGGTCAGTTGATGGACATGACCTACGATCCGGCCATCACTAAAGAGATCCGCCTGTATGTGCAGGACGGCAATGATAAGGTGGTGGTAAATAATCCCTCATCGCCCATTCAACTGCGGGTGATCGGTCAAAATGGTGCTAAGACCTACGACATCAAGAATTCGACCCGTACCGTTCAGCTTTACAGCCGTAAGGATAGTGTGCAACTGATCGATAAGGGTAGTGTGAACGCACATCTGAACAACGATACCCTGAACACCCGCTTCGTACAGAACAACCCCTACAATATCTGGATGCCGCTGGTGACCGCCGCATTAAATGCTGATGATGGTCTGTTGCTGGGTGCAGGCTTCAAATACACCCGCCGCGAAGGCTTCCGCAAGTTACCTTATGCCAGTGTGCAGCAGTTGCTCATCACCCATGCCTTTGCTACCGATGCGTTCAGGATCAGGTACGGTGGGGAGTGGATCAGCGCCGTAGGCTCGGCCGACCTTTTGTTGAATGCGTTTGTTCAGGCACCCAATAACACGCTCAACTATTTTGGTCGCGGCAACAATACACCGCTCATCAAATTTGATGGCTACCGCCGCTTTTACCGTACCCGTTACAATACCTACCAGTTCGACCCATCCTTGCGCTGGCATACCGGGGCTAACAGCACCATCAGCGCAGGTCCGTCATTACAGTACTACAAACTGGATGTGGATGATAACGTGGGCCGGTTCATCAGGCGGTCATCGTTTATTGGCTCGTATGACAGCGCTACAGTAGATAAGGACAAGGCGCATGTTGGACTGGTGATCAATTACAACAGTAACCAACGCAATAACCCCATCCTCCCAAGTGCAGGCTATTATTTCAATATCACCCTGCAAGGTTATAAAGGACTCAACAGCTACAGCCACTCGTTCGCGCAACTGAGGCCCGAGTTTACCTTTTACCAAAAGCTGAACAGCAAGGGTACGGTGGTGCTCAGTGATCGGGTAGGTGGTGGCATTACGGTGGGTAAGGCGGCGTTCTATCAATCCATGTTCCTGGGTGGACAGGGTAATTTGCTGGGATATTTGCAGAACCGTTTTGCCGGGCAGCACATGGCCTACAACAATTTGCAGTTACGCGCCAAACTGATCGATATTGCCAGCTACATATTGCCAGGACAGTTAGGCCTCACCGGTTTTTATGACGCCGGACGGGTATGGGTGAGCAACGAGACCTCCAACAAGATACACCAGGGCGGCGGCGGCGGCTTATATTTTGCCCCGGCCGGTATGGTGGTGGTTCAGGCGTTGGCAGGCCGCTCTGAAGAGGGTTGGTATCCCTATGTATCGCTTAATGTGCGTTTGTAG
- a CDS encoding GAF domain-containing protein yields the protein MSILPFADNPFDLHISFHVLIEHLEKVAAEQTGYAAERAASLLKEIEPYPQLRTGLSEVDQVNAHLPVIDKLLADLFPPALSHNEIKAVTVPFQPIVINRTERLKKIMEEAGPDFDLSIRDFDKHQYYVMSSSLILNELYHTNIDLGKPMFFDIPSANGIMKHYRILYNADFLEIIPTEKAIPLTDDDITLLINNYDDLELWQSKFPPGSYLLKGFAIMNLFDATIENAVSSLKETLLSDMQDVNIESDFQSIFRSIYRIPDLQVGFTAFDSEENKFMSLRPIRKIHSFMLNNSDAAVCTDILGPKSYQTIIGKSGFFAITDSRQFFLEHPDSELAHTFLEQGIQSFILAPVVKDDVLLGVLELASPRPRELNSVNAHKLEIVMPFMVSTIDRKITNRQNHIQAIIQNEYTSLHPSVQWKFRKEVEKYMERRADQKDHELKEIVFEDVYPLYGQIDIKGSTEVRNRSTQKDLTRQLTALIGILRQLHGSDAHASSFMQKLLGYRTETEDSSLLMRTDTEQQIQYFIDNKVHPLLDRFADIPEHQADIARYYRDLDKHTGSFYTFRRKYDATVSGINQKMVALLDARQQEAQQQFPHYYERFKSDGVEHNLYIGASIAHTRAFLPVHFHNLRLWQLRTLCEMEQEHQRIKGTFPYTLEVTTLILAYSNTLSIRFRMDEKRFDVDGTYNARFEIVKKRIDKARIKGSHERITQPGKVTIVYAHPNEEREYRGHIEQLQAQGLLGPGVEHLEVEDLQSISGLKALRVAIVQADGVAATGVPTTAQQVSAALK from the coding sequence ATGAGTATACTTCCGTTCGCCGATAACCCATTCGATCTGCATATCTCTTTTCACGTGCTTATTGAGCACCTGGAGAAAGTTGCGGCCGAACAGACCGGTTATGCCGCCGAACGGGCCGCCAGCTTACTGAAAGAGATCGAGCCCTATCCGCAGTTGCGCACCGGGCTAAGCGAGGTCGATCAGGTGAACGCGCATTTGCCGGTGATCGATAAGCTCCTGGCCGACCTTTTCCCGCCGGCATTGAGCCATAACGAGATCAAGGCCGTTACCGTACCTTTCCAGCCCATCGTGATCAACCGTACCGAACGGTTAAAGAAGATCATGGAGGAGGCCGGACCAGACTTCGACCTTTCCATCCGCGATTTTGATAAGCATCAATACTATGTGATGAGCAGCAGCCTGATCCTGAACGAGCTGTATCATACCAACATCGATCTGGGTAAGCCCATGTTCTTTGATATCCCGTCGGCCAATGGGATCATGAAGCATTACCGGATCTTGTATAACGCCGACTTTTTAGAGATCATCCCGACCGAGAAGGCCATACCGCTTACCGACGACGATATCACCCTGCTCATCAATAACTACGATGACCTGGAGCTTTGGCAGAGCAAGTTCCCGCCGGGGAGTTATTTGCTGAAGGGCTTTGCGATCATGAACCTTTTTGATGCCACGATCGAGAACGCGGTATCATCGCTTAAAGAGACGCTGCTGTCTGACATGCAGGACGTCAACATCGAGAGCGATTTTCAATCTATATTCCGGTCCATATACCGCATACCCGACCTGCAGGTAGGGTTTACAGCGTTCGACTCCGAAGAGAACAAGTTCATGAGCCTGCGGCCCATACGCAAGATCCACAGCTTTATGCTCAATAACAGCGATGCTGCGGTATGTACCGATATCTTAGGCCCTAAGTCGTACCAGACCATTATTGGCAAGAGCGGCTTTTTTGCCATTACCGATAGTCGCCAGTTCTTTTTAGAGCACCCCGACAGTGAGCTGGCCCATACCTTTTTAGAGCAGGGCATCCAAAGTTTTATTTTGGCGCCGGTGGTGAAGGACGATGTATTGCTGGGTGTACTGGAGCTGGCCTCGCCGCGGCCGCGTGAGCTGAACAGCGTGAACGCCCATAAGCTCGAGATCGTGATGCCGTTCATGGTGAGCACTATAGACCGTAAGATCACCAACCGGCAGAACCATATACAGGCCATCATCCAGAACGAGTATACCAGCTTGCACCCCAGCGTGCAGTGGAAGTTCAGGAAAGAGGTCGAAAAATACATGGAGCGCCGGGCCGATCAAAAGGACCACGAGCTTAAAGAGATCGTTTTTGAGGATGTGTACCCGCTGTACGGCCAGATCGATATCAAAGGATCTACCGAGGTGCGTAACCGCAGTACCCAAAAGGACCTTACCCGGCAGCTAACGGCCCTGATCGGTATTTTGCGGCAGTTGCATGGTTCTGATGCGCATGCCTCCAGCTTTATGCAAAAATTGCTGGGCTACCGCACCGAGACCGAGGATTCCTCGCTACTGATGCGTACCGATACTGAGCAGCAGATCCAATACTTTATTGACAATAAGGTACACCCCCTGCTCGACCGTTTTGCCGATATACCTGAACACCAGGCCGATATTGCCCGCTACTACCGCGACCTGGATAAGCATACGGGCAGCTTCTACACCTTCCGCCGTAAGTATGATGCCACGGTATCGGGTATTAACCAAAAGATGGTGGCCTTGCTGGATGCCCGGCAGCAGGAAGCGCAGCAGCAGTTCCCGCATTATTATGAGCGGTTCAAGAGCGATGGAGTAGAGCACAACCTGTACATAGGTGCTTCTATTGCGCATACACGGGCCTTTTTGCCGGTGCATTTTCATAACCTGAGGCTTTGGCAACTGCGCACCCTTTGCGAGATGGAGCAAGAGCACCAGCGCATAAAAGGCACCTTTCCGTATACACTGGAGGTGACCACGCTGATCCTGGCCTACAGCAATACCCTATCCATCAGGTTCAGGATGGATGAGAAGCGTTTTGATGTGGATGGCACGTATAATGCCCGGTTCGAGATCGTAAAGAAACGGATCGATAAGGCCCGGATCAAGGGCAGCCACGAGCGCATTACCCAACCCGGTAAGGTGACCATCGTGTACGCTCACCCTAACGAGGAACGCGAATACCGCGGCCACATTGAACAGCTGCAAGCCCAGGGACTGTTAGGCCCGGGGGTTGAACACCTGGAGGTGGAGGATCTGCAAAGCATATCAGGTTTAAAGGCCCTGCGCGTGGCTATTGTTCAGGCTGATGGGGTGGCCGCTACAGGTGTGCCCACCACCGCCCAACAGGTGAGTGCCGCCCTGAAGTGA